From the genome of Segatella hominis, one region includes:
- a CDS encoding DUF2023 family protein produces the protein MQQEIATPVDLKVLMNHIYEYKKGVRRLVLYTFNKKYESFAITRLERQNIDYIIQPVGNDRLNLFFGKKECLDAIRMIVTKPLCQLSPEEDFILGAMLGYDICAQCERFCERKKKVC, from the coding sequence ATGCAGCAGGAAATCGCAACACCAGTAGATCTGAAGGTTCTGATGAATCATATATATGAATATAAGAAGGGCGTGCGCCGTCTGGTGTTATATACCTTCAATAAGAAATATGAGTCTTTTGCCATAACAAGATTAGAGCGTCAGAACATTGATTATATCATTCAGCCGGTTGGTAACGACCGTTTGAATCTCTTCTTTGGTAAGAAGGAATGCCTAGATGCTATCCGTATGATTGTTACTAAACCATTGTGCCAACTTTCGCCTGAGGAGGATTTCATCCTTGGGGCGATGTTGGGATATGATATTTGTGCGCAGTGCGAGCGCTTTTGCGAGCGGAAGAAGAAAGTT
- the fldA gene encoding flavodoxin FldA has product MKTTIVIYGSSTGSCQSIAETIASKLGVETVDVANIDEATIASHENLLLGTSTWGAGEMQDDWYDGVKTLKSAGLAGKTVALFGCGDSESYSDTFCGGMKELYDAAVEAGATVLPGVSTDGYTFDDSEAVEGDKFLGLALDDVNEDDKTEERIDAWIEAIKPAL; this is encoded by the coding sequence ATGAAAACAACTATCGTAATTTATGGCTCTTCTACTGGCTCATGCCAGTCGATTGCCGAAACCATCGCCTCTAAGTTGGGCGTGGAAACTGTAGATGTAGCTAACATCGATGAGGCTACTATCGCAAGTCACGAGAATCTCCTTCTCGGTACTTCTACATGGGGTGCAGGCGAGATGCAGGATGACTGGTATGACGGCGTGAAGACGCTTAAGAGTGCTGGATTGGCTGGCAAGACTGTGGCTCTCTTCGGTTGTGGCGACAGCGAGTCATATTCTGACACATTCTGCGGCGGTATGAAGGAACTCTATGATGCTGCTGTGGAGGCTGGTGCTACCGTATTGCCTGGTGTTTCTACAGACGGATATACCTTTGATGATAGTGAGGCTGTGGAGGGAGACAAGTTCCTGGGACTCGCTCTTGATGATGTGAACGAGGATGATAAGACCGAGGAGCGCATCGATGCCTGGATTGAGGCTATCAAACCAGCACTTTAG